The proteins below come from a single Gimesia alba genomic window:
- a CDS encoding ferrochelatase, giving the protein MNAAYDAILVVSFGGPEGPDDVIPFLENVLRGKNVPRERMLEVAEHYQQFGGVSPINAQNRALIAALELELAAHGPQLPIYWGNRNWTPYLADTLEEMKQAGVKRALGFFTSAFSSYSGCRQYREDIQRAQEQVGEGAPVVDKLRMFFNHPGFIEATVERTEEVLQQIPEDRRDKATILYSAHSIPLAMAAGCKYEVQLKEAARLVSERLGGHSSHLVYQSRSGPPHQPWLEPDICDFIKELGVQGGIEDVVIVPIGFVSDHMEVLFDLDTEAKDVGNELGINVLRAKTVGVHPRFITMIRELIEERISGTDERPALGEMGASHDVCPVDCCLRVTEVKR; this is encoded by the coding sequence ATGAACGCTGCTTATGATGCTATTTTGGTTGTCTCCTTTGGTGGACCAGAGGGCCCCGATGATGTGATCCCGTTTCTGGAAAATGTGCTGCGTGGAAAAAATGTACCGCGCGAACGGATGCTGGAAGTCGCTGAACACTATCAACAATTTGGAGGCGTGAGTCCGATCAATGCGCAGAATCGGGCGTTGATTGCCGCACTGGAGCTGGAACTGGCTGCACATGGTCCGCAGCTCCCCATTTATTGGGGCAACCGAAACTGGACTCCTTACCTGGCGGATACTCTGGAAGAAATGAAACAGGCAGGAGTCAAACGGGCGCTGGGATTTTTTACGTCTGCCTTCAGTTCCTATTCGGGCTGCCGCCAGTATCGGGAAGATATTCAACGGGCACAGGAGCAGGTGGGAGAAGGGGCACCTGTGGTTGATAAATTGCGTATGTTTTTCAATCACCCGGGCTTTATCGAAGCAACGGTCGAACGGACGGAAGAAGTCTTGCAGCAGATTCCCGAAGATCGACGTGACAAGGCAACGATCCTGTATTCCGCGCACAGTATTCCATTGGCGATGGCAGCGGGCTGTAAATATGAAGTTCAGTTAAAAGAAGCAGCACGGCTGGTTAGCGAGCGACTGGGAGGACATTCATCTCATCTGGTGTATCAGAGCCGAAGTGGTCCGCCACACCAGCCCTGGTTAGAGCCTGATATCTGTGACTTCATCAAAGAGCTGGGAGTGCAGGGGGGCATCGAAGATGTGGTGATTGTTCCGATCGGATTTGTATCGGACCATATGGAAGTGTTATTTGATCTGGATACGGAAGCGAAGGATGTCGGGAACGAATTGGGAATCAACGTGCTGCGCGCAAAAACGGTAGGCGTGCATCCGCGGTTCATCACGATGATTCGTGAATTGATCGAAGAACGTATCAGTGGAACAGACGAGCGACCTGCGCTGGGAGAGATGGGCGCCAGCCACGATGTCTGTCCGGTTGACTGCTGCCTGCGTGTCACTGAAGTCAAACGCTGA
- a CDS encoding acyltransferase family protein produces MNPPSALATPKAPVLRLETQPDGTGTTRFYYMDSLRSILMMLGVVLHGALIYSAGDHWIVSDSHKSEFFNVLGSIIHAFRMPTFFIIAGFFSMMSLKKYGIGTFAKIRLTRILVPLCATALFINTLELYFRTTVIQQQSMSFVHFVVYELPQKWISGAWVSHLWFLLTLLQFFAVGIALYALSSRVTDSGRLNRVLAPFRKNCYFLLLLPFADLAWSIIDKLDPELSHGSHFFGLFNVEDFVVFLPYFLVGLWLYRDQKLQQAFHSIARWEWYALALSLMVQYIESNAHGLNPESVLRIYSLSLTCALSSHICYVLFYRFMNRNSQFFRYLSDASYSIYLFHHICVIVFGYLLLNVSIAIGYKFLAVEIATISLTLAIHHFLILKFKPLRFLFNGK; encoded by the coding sequence ATGAATCCCCCTAGTGCTTTAGCAACTCCGAAAGCACCCGTTTTACGTTTGGAGACACAGCCAGATGGCACTGGCACTACCCGTTTTTATTATATGGACTCCCTGCGCTCCATCCTGATGATGCTGGGAGTCGTCTTGCACGGCGCACTGATCTACTCCGCCGGCGACCACTGGATTGTTTCCGATTCGCACAAGTCCGAATTTTTTAACGTGCTCGGCTCCATTATCCACGCTTTTCGGATGCCCACCTTCTTTATCATCGCCGGCTTCTTCTCGATGATGAGTCTCAAGAAGTATGGTATCGGCACATTTGCCAAAATCCGCCTGACGCGCATCCTGGTCCCGTTATGTGCGACGGCTCTGTTCATCAACACACTGGAACTCTATTTCAGAACCACCGTCATTCAACAACAGTCAATGTCGTTCGTGCACTTTGTGGTTTACGAACTCCCACAAAAATGGATCTCCGGCGCCTGGGTCTCGCATCTCTGGTTCCTGCTCACACTGCTTCAGTTCTTCGCCGTCGGTATCGCGCTCTATGCATTGTCCAGCCGAGTGACAGATTCCGGCAGACTCAATCGCGTGCTCGCTCCCTTCCGAAAAAACTGCTACTTTCTGTTATTGCTCCCGTTTGCTGATCTCGCCTGGAGCATCATCGACAAACTGGATCCGGAACTCTCGCACGGATCACATTTTTTCGGACTGTTCAACGTAGAAGATTTCGTCGTCTTTCTTCCCTACTTCCTCGTCGGGCTCTGGCTTTATCGAGATCAGAAATTACAACAGGCCTTTCATTCGATCGCCCGCTGGGAATGGTACGCGCTGGCACTCTCGCTCATGGTACAATACATCGAGTCAAATGCTCACGGCTTGAACCCGGAGAGTGTATTACGCATTTATTCCCTCAGCCTGACCTGTGCTCTCTCCAGTCACATCTGTTATGTCCTGTTTTATCGATTCATGAACCGGAATTCCCAATTCTTCCGCTATCTTTCCGATGCCTCGTATTCGATCTATCTGTTTCACCATATCTGTGTGATTGTGTTTGGCTATCTCCTGCTGAATGTCAGTATCGCCATAGGTTATAAATTTCTGGCCGTCGAAATCGCCACAATCTCCCTCACACTGGCCATCCACCATTTTCTGATCCTCAAATTCAAACCGCTACGGTTCCTGTTTAACGGGAAATGA
- a CDS encoding DUF1559 domain-containing protein, with amino-acid sequence MSTSRKRGFTLIELLVVIAIIAILIALLLPAVQQAREAARRSTCKNNLKQIGVALHNYLDTHRTLPYGHMEVQPGNYSSSAPYLTYHWRDTWAHQILPFVDQAPLYQKYTEDPATHVHIVSNPEVYKAIVSVYLCPSDPSTPGNADAAGRSQGSYIGCAGNEATTTSKNLNGIFSENSKAQMRDMRDGSSNTIMVSEIVIRGNAATTTYWGCPGCYGIGGAHGEMTFSTREVPNTPVPDQNYSCKSTTWPNAPCVVNTSVKYNYARSYHIGGVHALLGDGAVRFISSNIDRPTFQNLGNKNDGEVLGEF; translated from the coding sequence ATGTCTACGTCTCGTAAGCGAGGTTTTACCCTGATTGAATTATTGGTTGTGATTGCCATTATCGCGATTTTGATTGCACTGTTGTTGCCCGCCGTCCAGCAGGCGCGAGAAGCGGCCCGGCGATCTACGTGTAAAAATAATTTAAAACAGATTGGAGTGGCGTTACATAATTATCTCGACACGCATCGCACGCTGCCTTATGGGCACATGGAAGTCCAGCCAGGGAACTATAGTTCTTCAGCGCCTTATTTAACGTATCATTGGCGTGATACCTGGGCACATCAGATCTTGCCGTTCGTCGATCAGGCACCCTTGTATCAGAAATATACCGAGGATCCTGCCACGCACGTGCATATCGTTTCCAACCCGGAAGTTTATAAAGCCATCGTTTCGGTTTATTTGTGTCCCTCCGATCCTTCGACACCGGGAAATGCCGATGCAGCGGGGCGCTCTCAAGGGAGCTACATAGGCTGTGCCGGGAATGAAGCGACGACGACCAGTAAAAATTTAAATGGTATCTTTTCAGAGAATTCGAAAGCCCAGATGCGTGATATGCGAGATGGTTCCTCGAATACGATTATGGTTTCCGAGATTGTGATTCGTGGTAATGCTGCGACAACGACGTATTGGGGCTGTCCCGGCTGTTATGGAATTGGCGGGGCGCATGGGGAGATGACGTTTTCAACACGGGAAGTGCCGAATACACCTGTGCCTGATCAGAACTACTCGTGCAAATCGACGACCTGGCCGAATGCACCTTGCGTTGTGAATACGAGCGTCAAATATAATTATGCGCGCAGTTACCATATTGGGGGCGTGCATGCACTGCTCGGCGATGGTGCCGTTCGCTTTATCTCATCCAATATCGACCGTCCTACCTTCCAGAATCTGGGGAATAAAAACGACGGTGAAGTACTGGGTGAATTCTAA
- a CDS encoding DUF1501 domain-containing protein codes for MLRLNSGLNRRELLQVGSLSALGVNLLDTMSESAEASKPKREVNCILLWLLGGPSHIDMYDMKPLAPAEIRGELNPISTCVPGMELCELMPNMAGCADKFSLIRSMHSYSPTHGQGDFHLMSGNRLTPTINPPGFGAMVTWQQERRARQTPPFVQVGKLDSPRYGDPGFGGYLGRTYDPFVVTPDPNSSSFAVKEFSPPDSVSVDRLTDRKSLLTALDQFQSRQEQQLEFARTHEQFRERALSMITSERAKNAFDISQESEQVRDTYGRNRVGQGLLLARRLVEAGVRFVTVKGYVRYGWDHHPEVFPRLRTEVPPYEQGYAALLNDLAQRGMLENTVVITAGEFGRTPRLNNDPRAPGRDHWNRCFSLTLGGGGIKTGQVIGATDKHASEITDRPVSVPDFAATVYHALGLNPKAELRTLDDRPMLALPEGEVISELI; via the coding sequence ATGTTGCGTTTGAATTCAGGACTGAATCGGCGTGAGTTATTGCAGGTGGGCAGTCTGTCTGCGTTGGGCGTGAACCTGTTGGACACGATGTCAGAATCAGCGGAAGCGTCCAAGCCAAAGCGTGAGGTGAATTGTATTCTGCTCTGGTTGCTGGGCGGACCGAGCCATATCGATATGTATGATATGAAGCCACTCGCTCCAGCAGAAATTCGTGGCGAATTGAATCCGATTTCCACGTGCGTGCCTGGGATGGAGTTGTGCGAGTTGATGCCGAACATGGCGGGTTGTGCGGACAAGTTCTCGTTGATTCGCTCGATGCACTCGTATTCTCCGACACACGGCCAGGGTGATTTTCATTTGATGAGCGGCAACCGGCTGACGCCAACGATTAACCCGCCGGGGTTTGGTGCGATGGTGACCTGGCAGCAGGAGCGTCGCGCACGTCAGACGCCGCCGTTCGTGCAGGTGGGCAAACTGGACAGCCCCCGATATGGCGACCCCGGTTTCGGCGGTTATCTGGGACGGACCTACGATCCGTTTGTGGTGACACCCGACCCGAACAGCAGCAGTTTTGCGGTGAAGGAATTCAGCCCGCCCGATTCGGTAAGCGTGGATCGCCTGACCGATCGAAAGTCGCTGCTGACGGCGTTGGATCAGTTTCAATCGCGACAAGAACAACAGCTCGAATTCGCGCGGACTCACGAACAGTTTCGAGAGCGGGCTCTGTCGATGATTACTTCCGAGCGGGCCAAAAATGCCTTTGATATTTCGCAGGAGTCCGAACAGGTACGTGATACATACGGTCGCAATCGTGTGGGGCAGGGCTTGCTACTGGCGCGGCGATTGGTGGAAGCCGGCGTGCGATTTGTCACCGTGAAAGGCTATGTGCGGTACGGTTGGGACCATCATCCGGAAGTCTTTCCCCGCTTAAGAACCGAAGTGCCGCCGTATGAGCAGGGTTACGCAGCGCTGTTGAATGACCTCGCACAGCGCGGGATGCTGGAGAATACAGTGGTGATTACCGCTGGTGAATTCGGGCGAACGCCGCGGTTGAATAATGACCCGCGTGCACCGGGACGAGATCACTGGAACCGTTGTTTCAGTCTGACGCTGGGTGGCGGGGGAATCAAAACGGGGCAAGTGATCGGTGCTACTGACAAGCATGCATCCGAAATCACGGATCGCCCCGTTTCCGTGCCTGATTTTGCGGCCACCGTTTATCATGCCCTGGGTTTGAATCCGAAGGCTGAGCTGCGCACGCTCGATGATCGCCCGATGCTGGCACTACCAGAAGGGGAAGTGATCTCGGAATTGATTTAG
- a CDS encoding DEAD/DEAH box helicase, whose product MNTFQEIELIAPVQRALAEENYKTPTPIQAQTIPAALQGHDILGCAQTGTGKTAALALPILNRLGKNNRKAPPNRPFALVLAPTRELAIQIGESFETYGRHLRLRHVLVYGGVSQGNQVRALNRGAHVLIATPGRLLDLMNQGHINLEHLETFVLDEADRMLDMGFLPDLKRIISQLPAKRQSLFFSATLAPKITELAQSLLKNPVSVNVTPKTTSVKKIKQQLMHVEYNKKQPLLQKILGSDGVERALVFIRTKRTANMLAQRLMRAGFKATAIHGNKSQNARQQALEAFRSKKVQVLVATDVAARGIDIDGITHVINFDLPVEAESYVHRIGRTGRAGAEGIAISFCSGNERNELRSIEKLIGHKIPVSAEHRQSDVRPVKADLEPRTRKGAPGQRAGAKGARPPRRRSASSAAKAKPKQGQKRTKWRHLKPNAKQTS is encoded by the coding sequence TTGAATACTTTTCAAGAAATCGAATTAATTGCGCCAGTCCAACGTGCATTGGCCGAAGAAAACTACAAAACACCAACCCCCATTCAGGCACAAACCATTCCTGCCGCACTCCAGGGACACGATATCCTCGGCTGTGCTCAAACCGGAACCGGAAAAACAGCCGCACTGGCACTGCCGATTCTTAACCGTCTGGGGAAAAACAATCGCAAAGCGCCCCCGAATCGTCCGTTTGCACTCGTATTGGCGCCCACGCGGGAACTGGCGATTCAAATTGGCGAAAGCTTCGAGACATACGGTCGGCATCTCCGATTGCGGCATGTTCTCGTTTATGGTGGCGTCAGTCAGGGGAACCAGGTACGGGCATTGAATCGAGGCGCCCACGTTCTGATCGCGACCCCCGGACGTTTACTCGATTTGATGAACCAAGGTCATATCAATCTCGAACATCTGGAAACATTCGTCCTGGACGAAGCCGACCGCATGCTTGATATGGGTTTTCTTCCCGACCTCAAACGGATCATCAGCCAACTGCCGGCAAAACGACAGTCATTGTTCTTTTCAGCAACACTGGCACCCAAGATTACCGAACTGGCGCAAAGCCTGCTGAAAAATCCGGTCAGTGTCAACGTGACGCCCAAGACCACCAGTGTGAAAAAGATCAAGCAACAACTGATGCACGTGGAATACAACAAAAAGCAACCGCTCTTACAGAAAATTCTGGGAAGCGACGGCGTCGAACGGGCGCTGGTTTTCATCCGAACCAAACGAACGGCCAACATGCTGGCCCAGCGGCTGATGCGGGCTGGCTTCAAAGCCACCGCCATCCACGGCAATAAATCTCAAAACGCCCGGCAGCAGGCTTTAGAAGCATTCCGCAGTAAAAAGGTGCAGGTGCTTGTCGCGACCGACGTCGCCGCCCGGGGAATCGACATTGATGGCATCACGCATGTAATCAACTTCGATCTTCCCGTGGAAGCCGAATCCTACGTGCATCGTATCGGTCGAACCGGACGCGCCGGCGCTGAGGGCATTGCCATTTCGTTCTGCAGTGGTAACGAACGGAATGAACTGCGTTCCATTGAAAAGTTGATTGGTCATAAAATACCGGTCTCAGCGGAACATCGTCAGTCGGACGTGCGGCCCGTCAAAGCTGACTTGGAACCCCGCACCCGCAAAGGTGCCCCGGGACAAAGAGCGGGTGCCAAAGGCGCACGCCCACCTCGACGCCGTTCCGCTTCATCTGCCGCCAAAGCCAAACCAAAACAGGGACAGAAACGGACCAAGTGGCGGCATCTCAAGCCAAATGCAAAACAAACCAGCTAA